A genome region from Hemitrygon akajei unplaced genomic scaffold, sHemAka1.3 Scf000062, whole genome shotgun sequence includes the following:
- the LOC140721816 gene encoding muscarinic acetylcholine receptor M2-like, with product MANSTQTNSSLSNRTDIQRGSTYKTVEIIFILIVALSLSLVTIIGNILVMLSIKVNRQLQTINNNFIFSLACADLIIGVFSMNLYTMYIVIGYWPMGPVVCDLWLALDYVAGYASIMNLLIISFDRYFCVTKPLSYPVKRTTKLARMMIVAAWVLSFILWAPTILFWQFIVGGRTVKEGECHIQFFSNPVVTFGTGIAAFYLPVITMTILYVHISRASKSRIKKDKKQPESNKGTISPSPERGKIMKPNNSNRSSAPDGLQNARVKNGKAAGEVMTDHCGQGEEKGVSNPSTSLSVVPSIQKEEGTIDESTKVSSAQRHFSNGSSKLSSIKVITKFKKSDYCATTLEMVSDNSTNNGKDRELAAAHKIIKMTKTPAKKKKGAVTRENKVTRTILAILLACIITWTPYSVMVLINTLCSVCVPNTVWSMGYWLCYINSTLNPACYALCNATFKKTFKHLLFCQYKNIGAPR from the coding sequence ATGGCTAATTCAACGCAGACAAATTCATCTCTCAGCAACCGAACAGACATTCAAAGAGGGAGCACTTACAAAACAGTTGAAATAATCTTCATTCTGATTGTAGCATTATCTTTGAGTCTGGTGACCATTATCGGAAACATTCTGGTTATGCTTTCTATCAAAGTAAACAGACAGTTACAAACAATTAACAACAATTTTATTTTCAGCTTAGCCTGTGCTGATTTGATCATTGGTGTGTTCTCTATGAACCTTTACACCATGTATATCGTCATTGGCTACTGGCCCATGGGCCCAGTGGTGTGTGATTTATGGCTGGCTCTAGATTACGTTGCTGGTTATGCATCTATCATGAACCTGCTTATCATCAGCTTTGACCGATACTTCTGTGTGACAAAGCCTCTGAGCTACCCTGTGAAGAGAACCACCAAGCTGGCACGGATGATGATTGTAGCTGCTTGGGTGCTGTCATTTATCCTGTGGGCTCCTACCATTCTCTTCTGGCAGTTCATTGTAGGTGGGCGGACAGTTAAAGAAGGTGAGTGTCATATACAGTTCTTCTCAAATCCAGTTGTCACTTTTGGCACTGGAATAGCAGCCTTCTATCTACCGGTTATTACCATGACTATTTTGTATGTACACATATCCCGTGCTAGCAAGAGTCGGATCAAGAAGGATAAGAAACAGCCAGAGTCCAACAAAGGCACCATTTCTCCCAGTCCAGAGCGAGGCAAAATAATGAAACCGAATAACAGCAACCGTTCAAGTGCACCTGATGGGTTGCAGAATGCCAGAGTAAAAAATGGCAAGGCAGCTGGTGAAGTAATGACGGATCACTGTGGCCAAGGAGAGGAAAAGGGGGTCTCAAATCCCTCGACTTCCCTCAGTGTCGTCCCTTCCATCCAGAAGGAGGAAGGAACGATTGATGAGAGCACAAAGGTCTCCAGTGCACAAAGGCATTTTAGCAACGGCAGCTCCAAGCTCTCCAGCATAAAGGTTATCACGAAATTTAAGAAGAGTGACTACTGTGCTACCACACTTGAAATGGTGTCAGACAACAGCACCAACAATGGTAAAGACAGGGAGCTCGCCGCAGCCCACAAGATCATTAAAATGACAAAGACCCCTGCTAAGAAAAAGAAGGGAGCTGTAACCCGTGAGAATAAGGTGACCAGGACCATCTTGGCTATTCTGCTGGCATGTATCATCACCTGGACGCCATACAGTGTCATGGTACTCATTAACACTTTATGTTCAGTCTGCGTCCCTAACACAGTCTGGAGTATGGGATACTGGCTCTGTTACATCAACAGTACTCTCAACCCAGCCTGCTATGCGCTATGCAATGCTACCTTCAAGAAAACCTTCAAACATCTTCTCTTCTGTCAATATAAAAACATTGGTGCACCAAGATAA